Below is a window of Shewanella khirikhana DNA.
GATAGCGCAATAACTACAAGAATAAGGGGAACATACCTTGAGACACAAGCTACTGCTGTTGACCCGGGAAAACGATCGCTATCGCTCCTTGTTGGCGTCTTGTCATTTACCGGATCTCGAATTACTGAACGACGACCCCGCGGGCATTCGCCGCGCGGATATCTGGCTCGCCGAGCCCGGCCTGGCCGCGCCGCTGCTGGGTCATGCGGATCGTCTGCGCTGGATGCAGTCCACCTTTGCCGGGGTAGACTTGCTGGTAAAGCCCAGACAAAGGCGCGATTACCTGCTCACCAATGTGCGCGGGATCTTCGGCCCCTTGATGAGCGAATACCTGTTTGGCTACCTGCTGGCTCGCCAGCGCGAACATCAGCTGTACAAAAGCCAGCAGCAACAAAAAGTATGGTTGCCTGGCAGCTACAAAACCCTGCAGGGTTCAGAACTGTTACTGCTGGGAACCGGCTCCATCGCCAAACATATTGCACAAACCGCCAAGCATTTTGGTATGAGAGTCACAGGTATCAACCGCTGCGCCAAACCGACGGTGGGATTTGATGAAGTCTCTTCCCTCGATGCGCTGCCAGAACTGATCCAGAGGGCCGATGCCATTGCCAGCATACTGCCATCGACTGAGCAAACCCGGGGCGCGCTGAACGCGCACACCCTTGGTCTGATGAAAGATGATGCGGTGCTGTTTAATCTGGGGCGGGGCGATGTGCTGGATTTGGATGCGCTGGCGATGCAAATGTCGCAAAAGCCCGCGCAGCAGGCGGTACTCGATGTGTTTAATCAGGAGCCGCTGCCGGAAGAGCATCCGATTTGGAGCCTGGATAACGTCATCATTACCCCGCACATTGCTGCGCCAAGCTTTCCGGAGCAGGTGG
It encodes the following:
- a CDS encoding D-2-hydroxyacid dehydrogenase, producing MRHKLLLLTRENDRYRSLLASCHLPDLELLNDDPAGIRRADIWLAEPGLAAPLLGHADRLRWMQSTFAGVDLLVKPRQRRDYLLTNVRGIFGPLMSEYLFGYLLARQREHQLYKSQQQQKVWLPGSYKTLQGSELLLLGTGSIAKHIAQTAKHFGMRVTGINRCAKPTVGFDEVSSLDALPELIQRADAIASILPSTEQTRGALNAHTLGLMKDDAVLFNLGRGDVLDLDALAMQMSQKPAQQAVLDVFNQEPLPEEHPIWSLDNVIITPHIAAPSFPEQVAEIFTNNYHKFLMGESLSHRVNFERGY